A window from Cellulomonas sp. C5510 encodes these proteins:
- a CDS encoding LacI family DNA-binding transcriptional regulator — protein MRDVAARAGVSLGTVSNVLNNPDRVGADIRERVEQTMRELDFVPSRAAGQLRSRRSELIGVVVPDVGNPFWAAVLRGVEEGVEAAGLTMVVASTHQDPDRQRHVLLGLESQGVDGLVIAPIVDRASDWAAFERRRFGVVTLERQGQGSGGAWVSLDNVRGARLAMAHLIAGGHRRIALVNGPASVSWCAERREGAAQALRDVGLEPEDVLVDVEVRDLTVAEGAAAVAPLLDEGLVTAVMCVNDMLALGALLAMQERGIRVPGDVALVGYDDADFAPALNPPLTTVRQPSYAMGLAAAGLLLRAGERTPGEHVEFEANLVVRASSGPADGGRRVGAGAVTEP, from the coding sequence GTGCGGGACGTCGCGGCGCGCGCGGGGGTGTCCCTGGGCACGGTCTCGAACGTGCTGAACAACCCGGACCGCGTGGGCGCCGACATCCGCGAGCGGGTCGAGCAGACCATGCGCGAGCTCGACTTCGTGCCCTCCCGCGCTGCGGGACAGCTGCGCAGCCGGCGGTCGGAGCTCATCGGCGTCGTCGTGCCGGACGTGGGCAACCCGTTCTGGGCGGCGGTGCTGCGCGGCGTCGAGGAGGGCGTGGAAGCAGCAGGCCTGACCATGGTCGTGGCGTCGACGCACCAGGACCCGGACCGGCAGCGGCACGTGCTCCTCGGTCTGGAGAGCCAGGGCGTCGACGGGCTGGTGATCGCCCCGATCGTCGACCGCGCGTCGGACTGGGCGGCGTTCGAGCGGCGGCGGTTCGGCGTCGTCACCCTGGAGCGTCAGGGGCAGGGCTCGGGCGGGGCCTGGGTGAGCCTCGACAACGTGCGAGGTGCGAGGCTGGCGATGGCGCACCTCATCGCCGGCGGCCACCGCCGTATCGCGCTGGTCAACGGACCGGCCTCCGTGTCGTGGTGCGCGGAGCGCCGGGAGGGAGCGGCCCAGGCGCTGCGTGACGTCGGCCTGGAGCCGGAGGACGTGCTCGTCGACGTCGAGGTGCGTGACCTGACCGTGGCCGAGGGGGCCGCGGCCGTCGCCCCGCTGCTCGACGAGGGGCTCGTCACCGCGGTGATGTGCGTGAACGACATGCTCGCGCTCGGTGCGCTGCTCGCCATGCAGGAGCGTGGCATCCGCGTGCCGGGGGACGTCGCCCTCGTCGGGTACGACGACGCCGACTTCGCGCCCGCGCTGAACCCTCCGCTCACCACCGTGCGGCAGCCGTCCTACGCCATGGGCCTGGCAGCAGCGGGCCTCCTGCTGCGCGCCGGGGAGAGGACCCCGGGGGAGCACGTCGAGTTCGAGGCGAACCTCGTGGTGCGCGCCTCGAGCGGTCCAGCCGACGGGGGTCGTCGCGTCGGCGCGGGTGCCGTCACCGAACCGTGA
- a CDS encoding substrate-binding domain-containing protein produces the protein MRHLSRAIALTATATLLLSACASGADEPAAGGSGSTAGGATEFEAKDPLTLGYSVYDLQNPYWQSYSAGVEAGAEAAGVDVVVVDQKSDQQQQVSGSLDLINQGISGLIVTPVQPSALPSTIDAAHDAKIPVVIADIGTAGDYDGYILSNNYNGGEIAAQYVIDELGDQPGPHKVGVIELHAGSVVGEERVAGFTDTLAGNDDFEIVASLDGQDTVDGGFAAAQDMLSANPDLEVIYAANDDSAIGAQRAMETAGKSVQDGFYLIGFDGADGALDLIDQGLMSATVAQDPYGQGIKAVETVLALLDGEDPGFDDAEARTVYFPVEIVTADTLAAFRESRDAQK, from the coding sequence GTGCGACACCTCTCGCGTGCGATCGCGCTGACCGCCACCGCGACCCTCCTGCTGTCGGCCTGCGCCAGCGGCGCCGACGAGCCCGCCGCCGGCGGATCCGGCTCGACCGCCGGCGGCGCCACCGAGTTCGAGGCCAAGGACCCGCTGACTCTCGGCTACTCCGTCTACGACCTCCAGAACCCCTACTGGCAGTCGTACTCCGCCGGCGTCGAGGCCGGCGCCGAGGCCGCGGGCGTCGACGTGGTCGTCGTCGACCAGAAGTCCGACCAGCAGCAGCAGGTCTCCGGGTCTCTCGACCTGATCAACCAGGGGATCTCCGGCCTGATCGTCACGCCGGTGCAGCCGTCCGCCCTGCCGTCCACGATCGACGCGGCGCACGACGCCAAGATCCCGGTCGTGATCGCGGACATCGGCACCGCCGGCGACTACGACGGCTACATCCTGTCCAACAACTACAACGGCGGCGAGATCGCCGCCCAGTACGTGATCGACGAGCTCGGCGACCAGCCCGGTCCGCACAAGGTCGGTGTGATCGAGCTCCACGCCGGGTCTGTGGTCGGCGAAGAGCGCGTCGCCGGGTTCACCGACACCCTCGCGGGGAACGACGACTTCGAGATCGTCGCGAGCCTGGACGGCCAGGACACGGTCGACGGCGGGTTCGCCGCTGCGCAGGACATGCTGTCGGCGAACCCGGATCTCGAGGTCATCTACGCCGCGAACGACGACTCCGCGATCGGCGCCCAGCGGGCCATGGAGACGGCGGGCAAGTCCGTGCAGGACGGGTTCTACCTCATCGGCTTCGACGGTGCGGACGGCGCCCTGGACCTCATCGACCAGGGCCTGATGAGCGCGACCGTGGCGCAGGACCCGTACGGCCAGGGCATCAAGGCGGTGGAGACCGTCCTCGCCCTCCTGGACGGCGAGGACCCCGGCTTCGACGACGCGGAGGCTCGTACCGTCTACTTCCCCGTGGAGATCGTCACCGCGGACACGCTCGCGGCGTTCCGCGAGTCGCGCGACGCGCAGAAGTGA